A section of the Falco biarmicus isolate bFalBia1 chromosome 3, bFalBia1.pri, whole genome shotgun sequence genome encodes:
- the LOC130147079 gene encoding uncharacterized protein LOC130147079 yields MTRMQRKCQELPEMTEMSGWPWPPAAPRGAPGPPKPEPRSGAAGGGPVPGRAHRPRRGPAVLLAVVPHRQGPPLGRFGASFASRQASASPAGFSFYRGQASHTLSYTNVMKALLFLFLLTGRFCLHPLRAMDDGNKRVLKNKQEKKKKEKKKKKQTKTPKERKKTQNKYIQPGWDEDYSLQRWLRPHAGAAVPRGAGAACPACPRMPRQAYRESLRKAQPAAAAAGRRRASRLASSLPPGPWRQGSSRGQPARFLGSGRGRARRAVHGARPPRSSPTCHQHRKGMAPVLSGERWQ; encoded by the exons ATGACAAGGATGCAAAGAAAGTGCCAAGAACTCCCTGAGATGACCGAGATGTCGGGGTGGCCCTggccccctgcagccccccggggtgCCCCAGGGCCCCCGAAGCCCGAgccgcggagcggggcggcggggggtggCCCTGTGCCGGGCCGTGCCCACCGGCCCCGGCGCGGACCTGCCGTGCTTCTCGCCGTAGTTCCACATCGGCAAGGGCCACCGCTGGGTCGCTTTGGCGCATCGTTTGCCTCACGACAGGcttctgccagccctgcaggttTCAGCTTTTACCGTGGCCAGGCTAGCCACACTCTGTCATACACGAATGT AATGAAAgcacttctatttttattcctgctaACGGGCCGTTTTTGCTTGCATCCACTCCGAGCCATGGACGATGGGAACAAACGagtacttaaaaacaaacaggaaaaaaaaaagaaagaaaaaaaaaagaaaaaacaaacaaaaaccccaaaagagaggaaaaaaacccaaaacaaatacaTCCAACCAGGCTGGGATGAGGATTACTCACTTCAGCGCTGGCT GCGGCCGCACGCAGGAGCTGCGGTGCCGAGGGGGGCCGGAGCcgcctgcccagcctgcccccgCATGCCCCGGCAAGCCTACAGGGAAAGTCTCCGGAAAGCccagcccgccgccgccgccgccggccgtCGTCGCGCATCCCGCCTCgcctcctctctccctcccgGGCCCTGGCGCCAAGGCAGCAGTCGAGGTCAGCCCGCCCGGTTCCTGGGGTCCGGCCGGGGTCGAGCCCGCAGGGCCGTGCACGGtgcccggccgccccgctcctCCCCGACGTGCCACCAGCACCGGAAAGGAATGGCCCCCGTCCTGAGCGGGGAAAGATGGCAATAA